The Cohnella abietis genome has a segment encoding these proteins:
- a CDS encoding phage tail assembly chaperone, with translation MSFENLSEEQVLQRLLDADSLPERTVRLERMDIPVKIRGLTGKQVFSIRERCTERKERRGQSIERLDEELFNVSLIAASTITPNWGNPQLLDKYNASGAEEVIKRILLAGELSALGDVVLDLSGFNTELEDVKN, from the coding sequence TTGTCTTTTGAAAATTTGTCGGAAGAACAGGTTTTGCAACGCTTGCTGGATGCTGATTCGCTACCCGAACGAACGGTTCGATTGGAACGAATGGACATTCCCGTTAAAATTCGTGGTCTTACAGGCAAGCAAGTATTTAGCATTCGTGAACGCTGTACGGAACGAAAGGAAAGACGCGGTCAATCGATCGAACGATTGGACGAAGAGCTGTTTAATGTATCCTTAATCGCTGCATCTACTATTACTCCTAATTGGGGAAATCCGCAGCTTCTAGATAAGTACAACGCAAGCGGAGCAGAAGAAGTCATCAAGAGAATTCTTCTAGCAGGAGAATTATCAGCACTTGGTGATGTCGTGTTGGATCTATCCGGGTTTAACACGGAGCTTGAAGACGTAAAAAACTAA
- a CDS encoding LysM peptidoglycan-binding domain-containing protein, which yields MDFIIRDPLVGDFLFPVNPEEVLIRREKQYETATILSLGEIDLIQGEKVKEITFSSFFPKRYDRSYCRYFNIPDPQEAMNRVTALLKSKHPVRLIITGTIINALVHVSAHDSTFKGGEVGDVYFDITFRTWRNTKVRRIGTDRASPRPDTKPVPKIYLIKQGDTLTSIAKRELGNSSKWRALYDNNKAIIGRDPNLIKPGQKLVMP from the coding sequence TTGGACTTTATCATAAGGGACCCTTTAGTTGGTGATTTTCTTTTTCCTGTAAACCCGGAGGAAGTGCTTATTAGGCGGGAGAAGCAATACGAGACAGCCACGATTCTATCGCTGGGGGAAATAGATCTGATTCAGGGGGAGAAGGTAAAGGAGATTACCTTCTCCTCCTTTTTTCCTAAAAGGTATGACAGAAGCTATTGCCGTTACTTTAATATCCCAGATCCTCAGGAAGCGATGAACCGAGTAACCGCTTTATTGAAAAGTAAGCATCCTGTGCGACTAATTATTACCGGTACGATAATTAATGCACTCGTACATGTTTCTGCTCATGATTCAACGTTTAAGGGTGGAGAGGTTGGAGATGTGTATTTTGACATTACCTTTCGAACTTGGCGGAATACGAAGGTGCGGAGGATTGGGACTGATCGAGCATCTCCGCGTCCAGATACGAAACCAGTACCAAAGATTTATTTGATTAAACAAGGAGATACATTAACGTCGATAGCCAAGCGGGAGCTGGGCAACAGTTCAAAGTGGAGGGCTCTCTACGACAACAATAAAGCAATCATTGGACGAGATCCCAACCTCATAAAACCGGGACAGAAACTGGTGATGCCATGA